One genomic window of Osmia bicornis bicornis chromosome 5, iOsmBic2.1, whole genome shotgun sequence includes the following:
- the LOC114871063 gene encoding inhibitor of nuclear factor kappa-B kinase subunit epsilon — MSFLRGSANFVWCTTSVLGKGATGAVFQGVNKNNGEPVAVKTFNQLSHMRPHDVQMREFEVLKKVNHENIVQLLAIEEEQDGRGMVIVMELCTGGSLFNILDDPENTYGLAESEFLLVLEHLTAGMKHLRDNNLVHRDLKPGNIMKFIADDGSTIYKLTDFGAARELQEDQQFVSLYGTEEYLHPDIYERAVLRKPVGKTFGATVDLWSIGVTFYHVATGNLPFRPFGGRRNKETMFYITTKKASGVISGVQTSENGPIEWSRELPQNCQLSVGLKKIVTPLLAGLLEVDPQKIWSFERFFTEVTDTLSRKRIHIFNIHKGSLIKVFLHPDEKLTTLQVHIQDQTDIAPHAQILLFGDTFLTNIVEESTPGKGYPNTSENKPLMLFSKENNNVNLPMDAELPKFPVFSSLVSVENDANQAKIACSVGYVCKRRIEKLVLCSKLSQDAIEAFSGHVLKELARLLEKCQRSKEFTKAIEDTTTVVERCENLARQISRKLGSQNNLEIMNWKKELDLQSKELLTELAPAVTQLHQRYVKEGSLRSEWENIIRGLWCPWVNKANQKATTLVDRLRDGWQHLLRDRATRNLTYNDEQFHVLERVKVTETGQRLKNLLETFCVPSMVSRSECVADWYKMAQTVFLQTQILDKDVDNYEHVLETYSYRLSQESKERYESFLHLVDRLPGKLKTVEKTNLPAQENTKKWKNICIMQERISMILYRNGLLVDQIDRLSALDGVENTNDSEYTSL; from the exons ATGTCCTTTCTACGCGGCTCAGCAAATTTTGTCTGGTGTACAACCAGTGTTCTTGGTAAAGGCGCGACTGGTGCAGTTTTTCAAGGCGTAAATAAAAACAATGGAGAACCTGTGGCTGTTAAAACGTTCAATCAGCTAAGTCATATGCGTCCACATGACGTGCAAATGCGAGAATTTGAAGTTCTTAAAAAAGTAAATCATGAAAATATTGTTCAGTTGTTGGCTATTGAAGAAGAGCAAGATGGTCGTGGTATGGTCATTGTTATGGAACTTTGCACCGGTGGTAGCctttttaatatattggaTGATCCAGAGAACACTTATGGATTGGCTGAAAGTGAATTTTTGTTAGTATTGGAACATTTAACAGCTGGAATGAAACATTTGCGTGATAATAACTTGGTACATAGAGACTTAAAACCAG gtaatataatgaaattcattgCGGATGATGGCAgtacaatttataaattaactgACTTTGGTGCTGCCAGAGAATTACAGGAAGACCAGCAGTTTGTGTCTCTCTATGGTACAGAAGAATACTTACACCCAGATATATACGAAAGAGCAGTTTTACGTAAACCAGTTGGAAAAACATTTGGAGCAACTGTAGATTTATGGTCTATAGGTGTAACATTTTATCATGTGGCTACAGGAAATTTACCATTTAGGCCATTTGGTGGACGTAGAAATAAAGAGACAATGTTTTACATCACTACAAAGAAAGCTTCTGGTGTTATATCTGGAGTGCAAACCTCAGAAAATGGACCAATTGAATGGAGCAGGGAATTACCACAGAATTGTCAGCTGAGTGTTGgcttaaaaaaaattgttactcCATTACTAGCTGGCTTATTAGAAGTTGATCCTCAAAAAATATGGAGCTTTGAACGATTTTTCACAGAAGTCACTGATACTCTTTCTAGAAAAAGAATACACATATTCAACATACATAAAGGcagtttaataaaagttttcTTGCATCCTGATGAAAAACTGACAACCCTTCAAGTACACATACAAGATCAAACTGATATTGCACCGCATGCTCAGATACTTCTTTTTGGAGATACATTTTTAACAAACATTGTTGAAGAATCTACCCCTGGAAAAGGCTATCCAAATACATCTGAAAATAAACCATTAATGCTATTTTCTAAAGAGAACAATAACGTAAATTTACCTATGGATGCAGAATTGCCTAAATTTCCTGTATTTTCTAGTTTGGTATCTGTAGAAAATGATGCTAATCAAGCAAAGATTGCTTGTTCGGTTGGTTATGTATGTAAAAGAAGAATCGAAAAGCTAGTATTATGTAGTAAATTGTCACAGGATGCGATAGAAGCTTTCAGTGGGCATGTTTTAAAAGAACTCGCAAGATTATTGGAAAAATGTCAGCGTTCTAAAGAATTCACTAAAGCTATAGAAGATACAACAACAGTAGTGGAAAGATGTGAAAATCTTGCTCGACAAATTTCACGAAAACTTGGAAGtcaaaataatttagaaataatgaATTGGAAAAAAGAATTAGATTTACAGAGTAAAGAGCTCCTAACTGAATTAGCTCCTGCAGTAACGCAACTTCATCAaag GTACGTGAAGGAGGGTAGCTTACGTAGCGAATGGGAAAATATTATTCGTGGATTATGGTGTCCATGGGTCAATAAAGCAAATCAAAAGGCAACAACTTTGGTTGATCGTTTACGAGATGGCTGGCAACATTTATTACGAGACAGAGCTACTCGTAATCTCACCTACAATGACGAACAATTTCATGTATTAGAACGAGTAAAG GTTACAGAAACGGGTCAAAGATTGAAAAACCTTCTTGAAACGTTTTGCGTACCTTCCATGGTGAGTCGGTCCGAATGTGTTGCTGATTGGTACAAAATGGCACAAACGGTCTTCCTACAAACTCAGATTTTAGATAAAGATGTAGATAATTATGAACATGTGTTAGAAACATATTCTTACCGTTTGTCTCAAGAAAGTAAGGAACGTTATGAAAGTTTCTTACATTTAGTAGACAGACTTCCAGGAAAGCTaaaaactgttgaaaaaaCCAATTTACCTGCTcaagaaaatacaaaaaagtggaaaaatatttgtattatgCAAGAACGAATTTCAATGATTCTATATAGAAACGGTCTACTTGTAGATCAAATTGATCGTTTATCAGCACTTGATGGTGTCGAGAATACGAATGATTCTGAGTATACATCGCTTTAA
- the LOC114871070 gene encoding uncharacterized protein LOC114871070 — protein sequence MTRSNRKRGRDAEEESSEFMPLSKRINNLHINSLSGMQECMSENMDTDCSGRSFMPSPNYSELSQGSPLYDGCSSSQSSYTTEYKPDLDASENPFYYESNKLLFSLYMERVQRTSDSF from the exons atgactcGATCTAACAG AAAGCGAGGGCGCGATGCAGAGGAAGAATCTAGTGAATTTATGCCATTAAGTAAAAGAATCAACAATCTTCATATTAACAGTTTATCAGGCATGCAGGAGTGTATGAGTGAAAACATGGATACAGACTGTAGCGGTAGAAGCTTTATGCCATCACCAAACTACTCTGAGCTTTCTCAAGGATCACCATTATACGATGGGTGTAGTTCTAGCCAAAGTAGTTACACAACTGAATACAAACCTGATCTGGATGCTAGTGAAAATCCTttttattatgaaagtaataagttgttattttctttgtatatGGAACGCGTACAAAGAACATCTGACTCATTTTGA
- the LOC114871064 gene encoding protein VAC14 homolog isoform X2, with translation MMSERDYAPLSTACVRSLNDKLYEKRKPAALEIEKMVKEFSAHNNTVQIKRLLKVLGQDFATSQNPHTRKGGLIGLAAIAVGLGKDTGQYIEDLIHPILACFCDSDLRVRYYACESLYNVVKVARGAVLPQFTDIFAALSKLACDSEQNVKNATELLDRLMKDIVTESGLFDLVGFMPLLRERIYTKNTFGRQFVIAWVSVLDAVPNMDFIIFLPEILDGLFKILEDPTPEIKKVTDTVLGEFLRSIKANPGRVDFPGMINILITHAQSTDELLQLTAITWIKEFVQLSGPLMLPYMSGILIAVLPCLAYDGDTRKCIKETATQVNANLMKLVTMENTQVVNNASANDVQTQKDSSQNRSLAESLDLSSVVEVLTKHLMYMSVQTKVAVLKWIHHLFINIPHKMFNHIENLFPILMKSLSDNSDEVVQQTLVVMAEIISSKSPKAATTDSNAEMQNKYFTKFIVNLLRLFSTDRHLLEERGAFIIRELCVLLSAEDIYKTLAKILLDEPNLSFACTMIQTLSVILLTSSELFDLRNKLKDLDSLESCKLFKCLYVSWCHNPVATVALCFLSQIYGHAYDIIRSFENIEVTVEFLTEIDKLVQLIESPIFTYLRLQLLQREDALVYALYGLLMILPQSEAYATLQRRLAAIPPTTKPIPKSESNSKSFKDRLDFPELLKHFHTIQEQHKEQKRKQRLTNLTEKNTNHGDI, from the exons ATGATGTCAGAAAGAGATTATGCACCCCTCAGTACTGCTTGTGTACGTTCCCTTAATGACAAACtttatgaaaaaagaaaaccagCTGCTTTGGAAATAGAAAA AATGGTAAAAGAATTTTCTGCACATAATAATACTGTTCAAATCAAACGACTTTTAAAAGTGCTTGGTCAAGACTTTGCTACCTCGCAGAATCCACATACAAGAAAAGGTGGTTTGATAGGTTTAGCAGCAATAGCAGTTGGCCTGGGAAAAGATACCGGTCAATACATAGAAGATTTAATTCATCCTATTCTAGCTTGTTTCTGTGATTCTGATTTACGTGTAAGATATTATGCTTGTGAAAGTTTATATAATGTAGTAAAAGTAGCACGAGGTGCTGTATTACCACAGTTCACAGATATTTTTGCAGCACTTAGTAAATTAGCATGCGATTCTGaacaaaatgtaaaaaatgcTACAGAGCTACTGGACAGACTTATGAAG gATATAGTAACAGAGAGTGGGCTGTTTGATTTAGTTGGATTCATGCCATTACTACGAGAACGTATTTATACCAAAAATACATTTGGTAGGCAATTTGTAATAGCATGGGTATCAGTTTTAGATGCTGTCCCTAATATggactttattatttttttgccTGAAATTCTTGACggtttgtttaaaatattagagGACCCGACGCCAGAAATTAAGAAAGTAACAGATACGGTTCTTGGTGAATTTTTGCGTAGTATTAAGGCTAATCCGGGAAGAGTAGATTTTCCTGGAATGATAAATATCTTAATTACACATGCACAAAGTACCGATGAGTTATTACAGTTAACAGCGATAACATGGATTAAGGAGTTTGTACAATTATCAGGACCTCTTATGCTTCCTTACATGTCTGGTATTCTTATAGCAGTATTACCTTGTTTAGCATATGATGGAGATACAAGAAAATGTATTAAGGAAACTGCAACACAAGTAAATGCAAACTTAATGAAGCTTGTAACAATGGAAAACACGCAAGTTGTAAATAATGCCAGTGCAAATGATGTTCAAACCCAAAAAG aTTCTAGTCAAAATCGTTCCTTAGCTGAAAGTTTAGATTTGTCTAGTGTTGTTGAAGTACTAACAAAACACTTGATGTACATGTCAGTGCAAACAAAAGTTGCCGTTTTAAAATGGATTCATCACTTATTCATAAACATTCCGCATAAAATGTTTAATCACATTGAAAACTTATTTCCAATTCTGATGAAGTCATTAAGCGATAATTCTGACGAAGTGGTGCAACAGACGTTGGTCGTAATGGCCGAAATAATTAGTTCGAAGTCTCCCAAGGCAGCTACCACTGATTCAAATGCAGAAATgcagaataaatatttcacgaaatttattgtaaatttgtTAAGGCTATTCTCAACTGACAGACACTTGTTAGAGGAAAGGGGAGCTTTTATCATCCGAGAATTATGTGTACTATTAAGTGCCGAAGATATTTATAAGACATTAGCAAAGATATTGTTAGATGAACCAAATTTAAGTTTTGCGTGTACAATGATTCAAACTTTAAGTGTCATATTGTTAACAAGTTCAGAGTTATTTGATTTGCGAAATAAACTTAAAGATTTAGATTCATTG GAAAgctgtaaattatttaaatgctTGTATGTATCATGGTGCCACAATCCTGTTGCAACTGTAGCATTATGTTTTTTATCTCAGATTTACGGTCATGCTTATGATATCATTAGATCATT TGAAAACATAGAAGTTACTGTGGAATTTCTCACTGAAATAGATAAACTTGTACAATTGATTGAATCTCCGATATTTACGT ATTTGAGATTACAACTTCTACAAAGAGAAGATGCCTTAGTGTATGCACTGTATGGTTTGCTTATGATTCTTCCTCAAAGCGAAGCATATGCAACCTTACAAAGACGTTTAGCAGCAATTCCTCCGACAACAAAACCAATaccaaaatcagaatcaaattCGAAATCTTTTAAAGATAGACTTGACTTCCCAGAACTGTTGAAACACTTCCACACTATTCAAGAACAGCATAAAGAACAAAAACGTAAGCAACGATTAACAAATTTAAcagaaaaaaatacaaatcatggggatatataa
- the LOC114871064 gene encoding protein VAC14 homolog isoform X3, whose protein sequence is MMSERDYAPLSTACVRSLNDKLYEKRKPAALEIEKMVKEFSAHNNTVQIKRLLKVLGQDFATSQNPHTRKGGLIGLAAIAVGLGKDTGQYIEDLIHPILACFCDSDLRVRYYACESLYNVVKVARGAVLPQFTDIFAALSKLACDSEQNVKNATELLDRLMKDIVTESGLFDLVGFMPLLRERIYTKNTFAYDGDTRKCIKETATQVNANLMKLVTMENTQVVNNASANDVQTQKDSSQNRSLAESLDLSSVVEVLTKHLMYMSVQTKVAVLKWIHHLFINIPHKMFNHIENLFPILMKSLSDNSDEVVQQTLVVMAEIISSKSPKAATTDSNAEMQNKYFTKFIVNLLRLFSTDRHLLEERGAFIIRELCVLLSAEDIYKTLAKILLDEPNLSFACTMIQTLSVILLTSSELFDLRNKLKDLDSLESCKLFKCLYVSWCHNPVATVALCFLSQIYGHAYDIIRSFENIEVTVEFLTEIDKLVQLIESPIFTYLRLQLLQREDALVYALYGLLMILPQSEAYATLQRRLAAIPPTTKPIPKSESNSKSFKDRLDFPELLKHFHTIQEQHKEQKRKQRLTNLTEKNTNHGDI, encoded by the exons ATGATGTCAGAAAGAGATTATGCACCCCTCAGTACTGCTTGTGTACGTTCCCTTAATGACAAACtttatgaaaaaagaaaaccagCTGCTTTGGAAATAGAAAA AATGGTAAAAGAATTTTCTGCACATAATAATACTGTTCAAATCAAACGACTTTTAAAAGTGCTTGGTCAAGACTTTGCTACCTCGCAGAATCCACATACAAGAAAAGGTGGTTTGATAGGTTTAGCAGCAATAGCAGTTGGCCTGGGAAAAGATACCGGTCAATACATAGAAGATTTAATTCATCCTATTCTAGCTTGTTTCTGTGATTCTGATTTACGTGTAAGATATTATGCTTGTGAAAGTTTATATAATGTAGTAAAAGTAGCACGAGGTGCTGTATTACCACAGTTCACAGATATTTTTGCAGCACTTAGTAAATTAGCATGCGATTCTGaacaaaatgtaaaaaatgcTACAGAGCTACTGGACAGACTTATGAAG gATATAGTAACAGAGAGTGGGCTGTTTGATTTAGTTGGATTCATGCCATTACTACGAGAACGTATTTATACCAAAAATACATTTG CATATGATGGAGATACAAGAAAATGTATTAAGGAAACTGCAACACAAGTAAATGCAAACTTAATGAAGCTTGTAACAATGGAAAACACGCAAGTTGTAAATAATGCCAGTGCAAATGATGTTCAAACCCAAAAAG aTTCTAGTCAAAATCGTTCCTTAGCTGAAAGTTTAGATTTGTCTAGTGTTGTTGAAGTACTAACAAAACACTTGATGTACATGTCAGTGCAAACAAAAGTTGCCGTTTTAAAATGGATTCATCACTTATTCATAAACATTCCGCATAAAATGTTTAATCACATTGAAAACTTATTTCCAATTCTGATGAAGTCATTAAGCGATAATTCTGACGAAGTGGTGCAACAGACGTTGGTCGTAATGGCCGAAATAATTAGTTCGAAGTCTCCCAAGGCAGCTACCACTGATTCAAATGCAGAAATgcagaataaatatttcacgaaatttattgtaaatttgtTAAGGCTATTCTCAACTGACAGACACTTGTTAGAGGAAAGGGGAGCTTTTATCATCCGAGAATTATGTGTACTATTAAGTGCCGAAGATATTTATAAGACATTAGCAAAGATATTGTTAGATGAACCAAATTTAAGTTTTGCGTGTACAATGATTCAAACTTTAAGTGTCATATTGTTAACAAGTTCAGAGTTATTTGATTTGCGAAATAAACTTAAAGATTTAGATTCATTG GAAAgctgtaaattatttaaatgctTGTATGTATCATGGTGCCACAATCCTGTTGCAACTGTAGCATTATGTTTTTTATCTCAGATTTACGGTCATGCTTATGATATCATTAGATCATT TGAAAACATAGAAGTTACTGTGGAATTTCTCACTGAAATAGATAAACTTGTACAATTGATTGAATCTCCGATATTTACGT ATTTGAGATTACAACTTCTACAAAGAGAAGATGCCTTAGTGTATGCACTGTATGGTTTGCTTATGATTCTTCCTCAAAGCGAAGCATATGCAACCTTACAAAGACGTTTAGCAGCAATTCCTCCGACAACAAAACCAATaccaaaatcagaatcaaattCGAAATCTTTTAAAGATAGACTTGACTTCCCAGAACTGTTGAAACACTTCCACACTATTCAAGAACAGCATAAAGAACAAAAACGTAAGCAACGATTAACAAATTTAAcagaaaaaaatacaaatcatggggatatataa
- the LOC114871064 gene encoding protein VAC14 homolog isoform X1: protein MMSERDYAPLSTACVRSLNDKLYEKRKPAALEIEKMVKEFSAHNNTVQIKRLLKVLGQDFATSQNPHTRKGGLIGLAAIAVGLGKDTGQYIEDLIHPILACFCDSDLRVRYYACESLYNVVKVARGAVLPQFTDIFAALSKLACDSEQNVKNATELLDRLMKDIVTESGLFDLVGFMPLLRERIYTKNTFGRQFVIAWVSVLDAVPNMDFIIFLPEILDGLFKILEDPTPEIKKVTDTVLGEFLRSIKANPGRVDFPGMINILITHAQSTDELLQLTAITWIKEFVQLSGPLMLPYMSGILIAVLPCLAYDGDTRKCIKETATQVNANLMKLVTMENTQVVNNASANDVQTQKGNVILVSIVKRKIAVSITFLNFLSLDSSQNRSLAESLDLSSVVEVLTKHLMYMSVQTKVAVLKWIHHLFINIPHKMFNHIENLFPILMKSLSDNSDEVVQQTLVVMAEIISSKSPKAATTDSNAEMQNKYFTKFIVNLLRLFSTDRHLLEERGAFIIRELCVLLSAEDIYKTLAKILLDEPNLSFACTMIQTLSVILLTSSELFDLRNKLKDLDSLESCKLFKCLYVSWCHNPVATVALCFLSQIYGHAYDIIRSFENIEVTVEFLTEIDKLVQLIESPIFTYLRLQLLQREDALVYALYGLLMILPQSEAYATLQRRLAAIPPTTKPIPKSESNSKSFKDRLDFPELLKHFHTIQEQHKEQKRKQRLTNLTEKNTNHGDI from the exons ATGATGTCAGAAAGAGATTATGCACCCCTCAGTACTGCTTGTGTACGTTCCCTTAATGACAAACtttatgaaaaaagaaaaccagCTGCTTTGGAAATAGAAAA AATGGTAAAAGAATTTTCTGCACATAATAATACTGTTCAAATCAAACGACTTTTAAAAGTGCTTGGTCAAGACTTTGCTACCTCGCAGAATCCACATACAAGAAAAGGTGGTTTGATAGGTTTAGCAGCAATAGCAGTTGGCCTGGGAAAAGATACCGGTCAATACATAGAAGATTTAATTCATCCTATTCTAGCTTGTTTCTGTGATTCTGATTTACGTGTAAGATATTATGCTTGTGAAAGTTTATATAATGTAGTAAAAGTAGCACGAGGTGCTGTATTACCACAGTTCACAGATATTTTTGCAGCACTTAGTAAATTAGCATGCGATTCTGaacaaaatgtaaaaaatgcTACAGAGCTACTGGACAGACTTATGAAG gATATAGTAACAGAGAGTGGGCTGTTTGATTTAGTTGGATTCATGCCATTACTACGAGAACGTATTTATACCAAAAATACATTTGGTAGGCAATTTGTAATAGCATGGGTATCAGTTTTAGATGCTGTCCCTAATATggactttattatttttttgccTGAAATTCTTGACggtttgtttaaaatattagagGACCCGACGCCAGAAATTAAGAAAGTAACAGATACGGTTCTTGGTGAATTTTTGCGTAGTATTAAGGCTAATCCGGGAAGAGTAGATTTTCCTGGAATGATAAATATCTTAATTACACATGCACAAAGTACCGATGAGTTATTACAGTTAACAGCGATAACATGGATTAAGGAGTTTGTACAATTATCAGGACCTCTTATGCTTCCTTACATGTCTGGTATTCTTATAGCAGTATTACCTTGTTTAGCATATGATGGAGATACAAGAAAATGTATTAAGGAAACTGCAACACAAGTAAATGCAAACTTAATGAAGCTTGTAACAATGGAAAACACGCAAGTTGTAAATAATGCCAGTGCAAATGATGTTCAAACCCAAAAAGGTAATGTTATACTTGTTTCaattgttaaaagaaaaatcgctGTATCAATaacatttctaaattttctttctttagaTTCTAGTCAAAATCGTTCCTTAGCTGAAAGTTTAGATTTGTCTAGTGTTGTTGAAGTACTAACAAAACACTTGATGTACATGTCAGTGCAAACAAAAGTTGCCGTTTTAAAATGGATTCATCACTTATTCATAAACATTCCGCATAAAATGTTTAATCACATTGAAAACTTATTTCCAATTCTGATGAAGTCATTAAGCGATAATTCTGACGAAGTGGTGCAACAGACGTTGGTCGTAATGGCCGAAATAATTAGTTCGAAGTCTCCCAAGGCAGCTACCACTGATTCAAATGCAGAAATgcagaataaatatttcacgaaatttattgtaaatttgtTAAGGCTATTCTCAACTGACAGACACTTGTTAGAGGAAAGGGGAGCTTTTATCATCCGAGAATTATGTGTACTATTAAGTGCCGAAGATATTTATAAGACATTAGCAAAGATATTGTTAGATGAACCAAATTTAAGTTTTGCGTGTACAATGATTCAAACTTTAAGTGTCATATTGTTAACAAGTTCAGAGTTATTTGATTTGCGAAATAAACTTAAAGATTTAGATTCATTG GAAAgctgtaaattatttaaatgctTGTATGTATCATGGTGCCACAATCCTGTTGCAACTGTAGCATTATGTTTTTTATCTCAGATTTACGGTCATGCTTATGATATCATTAGATCATT TGAAAACATAGAAGTTACTGTGGAATTTCTCACTGAAATAGATAAACTTGTACAATTGATTGAATCTCCGATATTTACGT ATTTGAGATTACAACTTCTACAAAGAGAAGATGCCTTAGTGTATGCACTGTATGGTTTGCTTATGATTCTTCCTCAAAGCGAAGCATATGCAACCTTACAAAGACGTTTAGCAGCAATTCCTCCGACAACAAAACCAATaccaaaatcagaatcaaattCGAAATCTTTTAAAGATAGACTTGACTTCCCAGAACTGTTGAAACACTTCCACACTATTCAAGAACAGCATAAAGAACAAAAACGTAAGCAACGATTAACAAATTTAAcagaaaaaaatacaaatcatggggatatataa